Proteins encoded in a region of the Paenibacillus sp. E222 genome:
- a CDS encoding PTS sugar transporter subunit IIC, protein MAIRMEAVTDKLQQFAGILQENKYFDSITKGLMGIMPIIFIGSIAALLKGLPIQIYQDFLSNSGIIDYLTLIGKLTTDMIALYAVFSIAYAMSRNFKQDGLNAGLLALLSFLLLTPITIEESGEYVLTFQWLGATGLFISILIGLLVGRLYAILVSKGVAIKMPDGVPPSVAKSFAGLIPGILIVAVVVIINVLFKMTHYESVHNFVYELLQTPLQSLGGTYWAFLLTIGFLSQIFWVIGIHGAMVTLSVMMPIFMALDIENLSAYSAGLPLPNIVGMNFMFVYGIGAGCSIGLAFLFLVAKSKRYKQLGKITAPSAVFGISEPTIFGAPIILNPVLAVPFIISPIISYSLAYFLTVVDILPRLGLQVPMGLPPIINGFLSGGWRVAAFQVVLIAISLVTYYPFFKSMDKQAVRDEIEVKA, encoded by the coding sequence ATGGCAATTCGTATGGAAGCGGTAACAGATAAACTCCAACAGTTTGCTGGAATTTTGCAGGAAAACAAATATTTCGATTCAATTACCAAAGGATTAATGGGGATCATGCCTATCATTTTTATTGGTTCGATAGCTGCTCTTCTAAAAGGCTTACCGATCCAGATTTATCAGGACTTTTTATCGAACAGTGGAATTATAGATTATCTAACTTTAATCGGGAAATTAACAACAGATATGATTGCACTCTACGCTGTGTTCAGCATCGCATATGCGATGTCCCGCAATTTCAAGCAAGATGGCCTGAACGCCGGATTGCTTGCTTTGCTCAGTTTTTTGCTCCTAACACCGATTACTATTGAAGAGAGTGGAGAGTACGTTTTGACTTTTCAATGGTTGGGAGCAACAGGACTCTTTATCTCCATCTTAATCGGCTTACTGGTCGGAAGATTATATGCAATATTAGTTTCTAAAGGTGTTGCCATCAAGATGCCTGACGGGGTTCCTCCTTCCGTTGCCAAGTCATTCGCTGGACTCATTCCGGGTATTCTTATAGTGGCAGTGGTTGTAATCATCAACGTATTATTCAAAATGACACATTATGAAAGCGTTCATAATTTTGTATATGAACTACTTCAAACACCGTTACAAAGTTTGGGTGGAACGTACTGGGCATTCCTACTCACCATAGGATTTCTTAGCCAAATTTTTTGGGTCATCGGTATCCACGGTGCCATGGTTACGTTATCGGTAATGATGCCCATTTTCATGGCACTCGATATTGAGAATCTATCTGCCTACTCAGCAGGGCTACCACTTCCCAATATTGTCGGCATGAACTTTATGTTTGTGTATGGAATTGGGGCAGGATGTTCCATCGGTCTTGCATTCTTGTTCCTGGTTGCCAAAAGCAAGCGCTACAAGCAACTTGGAAAAATCACTGCGCCGTCAGCTGTGTTCGGAATCAGTGAACCCACTATTTTCGGTGCACCCATAATTCTGAATCCGGTTCTCGCAGTACCTTTTATTATTAGTCCAATCATCAGTTATTCTCTGGCATATTTCCTAACGGTGGTCGACATTCTTCCTCGTCTTGGTCTGCAGGTACCTATGGGATTGCCACCAATCATTAATGGTTTTTTGTCAGGCGGATGGCGTGTAGCAGCTTTCCAAGTCGTTCTGATCGCAATCTCTCTTGTCACCTACTATCCATTCTTCAAATCGATGGATAAACAGGCGGTACGAGATGAAATAGAGGTGAAGGCATAA
- a CDS encoding PTS sugar transporter subunit IIB, with protein MNIILVCAGGMSTSILVTKMKKALAPEQQDWNIEAHPIGELSEYIDRFDVVLLGPQVSHKLKSVEKEFGPTGKPIAVINSLDYGMGKGDKVLRFAMDLKSN; from the coding sequence ATGTCTACAAGCATTTTGGTAACAAAAATGAAGAAAGCTTTGGCGCCGGAACAACAGGATTGGAATATTGAAGCACACCCGATCGGAGAATTGTCCGAGTACATCGATCGGTTTGACGTTGTTCTGCTCGGACCACAAGTATCCCACAAGCTAAAAAGTGTAGAGAAAGAGTTTGGCCCAACAGGTAAGCCTATTGCTGTGATTAACAGCCTCGACTATGGTATGGGGAAAGGTGATAAAGTTCTTCGTTTTGCAATGGATCTTAAGAGTAATTAA
- a CDS encoding PTS lactose/cellobiose transporter subunit IIA: protein MEINTEQHIMSIILHSGEANKKAFAALAEVRKRDFEQARTLIKEASVESVKAHKIQTKLIQQDAASEEKLEMSLLVVHAQDHLMKSLLTIDLIEELIEVFSDLHT, encoded by the coding sequence ATGGAAATCAATACTGAACAACATATAATGAGTATTATTTTGCACTCGGGAGAAGCGAACAAAAAAGCGTTTGCCGCTCTGGCTGAAGTGCGGAAAAGGGATTTTGAACAAGCAAGAACTCTGATCAAAGAAGCTTCTGTCGAATCCGTTAAAGCACATAAAATTCAAACCAAGTTGATTCAACAGGATGCAGCGAGTGAGGAAAAGCTTGAAATGAGTCTTTTGGTTGTTCATGCACAAGACCATCTGATGAAATCGTTACTTACGATAGATTTGATTGAAGAATTAATTGAAGTATTTAGTGATCTCCACACATAA